A portion of the Burkholderia sp. GAS332 genome contains these proteins:
- a CDS encoding esterase, PHB depolymerase family, which produces MAKSLSKIWLRGLKRLLAIQTDHSRATTKRAPTRPARAATSKPSAKARPIKPVAALRVPAKREAPRAAPRESRVRPRASAWASGSWTRSFHSAPASPGRLVNHLQYGLYIPSGHAGESMPLVVMLHGCTQSIDEFSEGTRMNVLADRFGFAVVYPEQSKHVHSHRCWHWYDASDSAGGAEARAVVSLVDSLIAQHGFDSERVYVAGISAGAGLTALLAANYPEHFAAVALHSGPAFGEARSGITAMDVMRRGARREPAELVDEHVNVAEYPGMPAIILHGDADHVVAPVNADQLAEQFLRLNRIVDEKGVRKSGEVKEERKGGVVMRDYLRGGRRVVRLCRVQGLAHAWSGGDDAVPFHSAKGPDASAMVWEFFKHQRRTGAGRIAEGTAAEASAGAR; this is translated from the coding sequence ATGGCAAAAAGTCTATCGAAAATCTGGCTGCGCGGTCTCAAGCGACTGCTCGCCATTCAAACCGACCACTCCCGCGCAACGACCAAGCGCGCCCCCACGCGGCCGGCACGCGCGGCCACGAGCAAGCCTTCGGCCAAGGCCCGTCCTATCAAGCCAGTGGCTGCGCTGCGCGTACCCGCGAAACGCGAGGCGCCGCGCGCTGCCCCACGGGAGTCGCGGGTTCGTCCGCGTGCCTCGGCATGGGCGAGCGGTTCGTGGACGCGCTCGTTCCATTCGGCGCCTGCTTCGCCTGGGCGGCTCGTCAACCACCTTCAGTATGGCCTGTACATCCCGTCCGGCCATGCAGGCGAGTCGATGCCGCTGGTGGTGATGCTGCACGGCTGCACGCAGTCGATTGACGAATTCTCGGAAGGCACGCGGATGAACGTGCTCGCGGACCGGTTCGGCTTCGCCGTGGTTTATCCGGAACAGTCGAAGCATGTGCATTCGCATCGCTGCTGGCATTGGTATGACGCTAGCGACAGCGCCGGCGGCGCTGAGGCGCGTGCCGTCGTCTCGCTGGTGGATTCGCTGATTGCCCAGCATGGCTTCGACAGCGAGCGCGTGTATGTCGCCGGAATCTCCGCCGGGGCCGGCCTGACGGCGCTTCTGGCTGCCAACTATCCGGAACATTTCGCGGCGGTCGCGCTGCACTCCGGCCCCGCTTTTGGCGAGGCCCGTTCGGGCATTACGGCGATGGACGTGATGCGGCGCGGCGCGCGCCGCGAACCGGCCGAGCTCGTCGACGAACACGTCAACGTGGCTGAATACCCCGGCATGCCGGCCATCATCCTCCATGGTGACGCTGACCACGTGGTCGCGCCGGTCAATGCGGACCAGTTGGCGGAGCAGTTTCTCCGTCTGAACCGGATCGTCGACGAGAAAGGCGTGCGCAAATCCGGTGAAGTCAAGGAAGAGCGCAAGGGTGGCGTGGTGATGCGCGACTATTTGCGCGGCGGGCGGCGCGTGGTGCGGTTGTGCCGTGTGCAAGGACTCGCGCACGCCTGGAGCGGCGGCGACGACGCCGTGCCGTTCCATTCCGCCAAAGGTCCGGACGCAAGCGCCATGGTGTGGGAATTCTTCAAACACCAGCGCCGCACGGGTGCCGGCCGTATCGCTGAAGGCACCGCCGCAGAAGCCTCGGCGGGCGCGCGGTGA
- a CDS encoding PAP2 superfamily protein has product MPDLPVHLWYSITSLGGAGMTLPLAFAIALWLALGYTWRMAAGWLLLLGAAIGVVTVTKLAFLGWGVGIRELDFTGVSGHAMLSTAVYPVALFLMLLPARPAIRLLGVVVGLAAGIAVGLSRVVLSAHSPSEAVTGCLVGALAALVFVRMAWNLEPGRLSAWPVTASLMVLAVLMHGVHVPTQRWVTHIALKVSGHDRPFIRAKWRAVRDVRPATAPLSQTLNTLTPPHSPDV; this is encoded by the coding sequence ATGCCCGATTTGCCTGTCCATCTGTGGTACTCGATCACCAGCCTTGGCGGCGCCGGTATGACGCTGCCGCTCGCGTTCGCCATCGCGCTTTGGCTGGCGCTCGGCTACACGTGGCGCATGGCAGCGGGCTGGTTGCTGCTGCTTGGCGCGGCCATCGGCGTTGTGACCGTGACCAAGCTAGCCTTTCTCGGCTGGGGCGTCGGCATACGCGAACTGGATTTCACCGGCGTCAGCGGTCATGCCATGCTGTCGACCGCCGTCTATCCGGTCGCCCTGTTCCTGATGTTGCTGCCGGCGCGTCCGGCCATTCGTCTGCTTGGCGTCGTAGTCGGCCTGGCCGCGGGCATCGCAGTTGGCTTGTCGCGCGTCGTGCTGAGCGCTCACTCGCCGTCTGAAGCCGTCACTGGCTGCCTGGTCGGCGCGCTGGCGGCGCTGGTCTTCGTGCGCATGGCGTGGAATCTCGAACCGGGCCGGTTGTCGGCGTGGCCCGTCACTGCGAGTCTGATGGTCCTCGCGGTACTGATGCACGGCGTGCACGTGCCGACGCAACGCTGGGTCACGCATATCGCGCTGAAGGTGTCCGGTCATGACCGGCCATTCATCCGCGCCAAATGGCGTGCCGTGCGCGACGTCCGCCCCGCCACGGCGCCGCTGTCGCAGACGCTCAACACGCTTACGCCGCCGCACTCGCCGGACGTCTGA
- a CDS encoding molybdate transport system substrate-binding protein, producing the protein MTLSRRFVKHALFIASAVSVAISANARADELVVSAAASLTNAFKAVSEVFEQQHPGTKVLLNFGASDVLMQQIAKGAPADVFASADQKAMDKAAAEKVIVPATRRDFAANSLVLIVPADSHFAPTSLNDLASANVKRVAYGDPASVPIGRYAQGALQAAGVWDAVNAKAVLASNVRQSLDYVSRGEVDAGFVFSTDAAVMPDKVKVAMNVPTQTPITYPIAQVEGSRHATDAQAFMNFVLSPAGQAVLAKYGFKPAH; encoded by the coding sequence ATGACACTGTCCCGCCGCTTTGTGAAACATGCGCTGTTCATCGCCAGCGCCGTCTCCGTTGCCATTAGCGCCAACGCACGTGCCGACGAACTGGTGGTTTCCGCCGCCGCCAGCCTGACCAACGCGTTCAAAGCGGTGAGCGAAGTCTTCGAACAACAGCATCCCGGCACCAAGGTCCTGCTGAACTTCGGCGCATCCGACGTGCTGATGCAGCAAATCGCCAAAGGCGCGCCGGCCGACGTGTTCGCCTCCGCCGATCAGAAAGCAATGGACAAGGCCGCCGCGGAGAAAGTGATCGTTCCGGCCACGCGCCGCGACTTCGCCGCCAATTCGCTGGTGCTGATCGTGCCGGCTGACAGCCATTTCGCGCCGACCTCGCTGAACGATCTGGCGTCGGCGAATGTGAAGCGTGTGGCTTACGGTGATCCGGCTTCGGTGCCGATTGGCCGCTATGCGCAAGGCGCGCTGCAAGCCGCGGGCGTGTGGGACGCAGTCAACGCTAAGGCCGTGCTGGCATCGAACGTACGCCAGAGCCTGGACTACGTGTCGCGTGGCGAAGTCGACGCCGGCTTCGTGTTCAGCACCGACGCCGCGGTCATGCCGGACAAGGTCAAGGTCGCGATGAACGTGCCGACGCAAACACCGATCACCTATCCGATCGCGCAGGTCGAAGGCAGCCGTCACGCAACCGACGCGCAGGCCTTCATGAACTTCGTGCTCTCGCCCGCCGGCCAGGCCGTGCTTGCGAAGTACGGTTTCAAGCCCGCGCATTAA
- a CDS encoding molybdate transport system permease protein, producing MQQAWIPLLLSLKVAGWATALNLVFGVAAGFGLSRWRSGARDLIDSLLTLPLVMPPTVLGYYLLVLLGRRGVIGGWLDRFDIQLVFTWQGAVIASTVVAFPLVLKSARAAFEAVDPQLERAARTLGVSETALFFRVTLPLASRGILAGGLLAFARALGEFGATLMIAGNLPGRTQTLSVAVYSAVQAGDDSTANFLVLVTSVTCVVILLLAGRLVPQHTLLTSR from the coding sequence ATGCAACAGGCCTGGATTCCGCTCCTGCTGTCACTGAAGGTGGCGGGCTGGGCCACCGCGCTCAATCTGGTGTTCGGCGTCGCGGCCGGTTTCGGTTTGTCGCGCTGGCGCTCGGGCGCGCGCGACCTGATCGATTCGCTGCTCACGTTGCCCCTCGTGATGCCGCCCACCGTGCTCGGCTACTACCTGCTTGTGTTGCTCGGCCGACGCGGCGTGATCGGCGGGTGGCTCGACCGCTTCGATATCCAGTTGGTGTTCACCTGGCAGGGCGCGGTGATCGCCTCGACGGTGGTGGCGTTTCCGCTCGTGCTGAAGTCGGCGCGCGCCGCTTTCGAAGCGGTCGATCCACAGCTCGAACGGGCCGCGCGCACGCTGGGCGTCAGCGAGACAGCCCTCTTCTTTCGCGTGACACTGCCGCTCGCCTCCCGCGGCATTCTCGCCGGCGGATTACTGGCATTTGCGCGAGCGCTCGGTGAGTTCGGCGCGACGCTGATGATCGCGGGCAACTTGCCGGGACGCACGCAGACACTTTCGGTTGCGGTCTATTCAGCCGTGCAGGCCGGCGACGACAGCACGGCCAACTTCCTCGTGCTCGTGACTTCGGTGACGTGTGTCGTGATCCTGTTGCTCGCGGGCCGTCTGGTGCCACAGCACACGCTTTTGACGTCCCGCTGA
- a CDS encoding molybdate transport system ATP-binding protein: MPLAVDIRKTFASAERRFTLDVSFKAITQRVVLFGPSGAGKSLTLQAIAGLLRPDEGAITLHGTALFDSARGIDQKPQARKIAYLFQDFALFPHLNVRQNIGFGLQQGWRNPRARISHPQVDYWLDALELKGVAGNHPAQLSGGQKQRVALARALVAQPRLLLLDEPFSALDSALRQRMRRELSDLQTRLDIPMVLITHDPDDVAAFGDQVVQVSDGCVRENHPFAGYERSVP, from the coding sequence ATGCCGCTCGCCGTTGACATCCGCAAGACCTTCGCGAGCGCCGAGCGCCGTTTCACGCTCGACGTCTCGTTCAAGGCGATCACGCAGCGCGTCGTGCTGTTCGGGCCGTCCGGAGCGGGCAAGAGTTTGACGCTACAGGCCATCGCCGGCTTGCTACGCCCCGACGAAGGGGCGATCACGCTGCACGGCACCGCTTTATTCGATAGCGCGCGCGGCATCGATCAGAAACCCCAAGCGCGCAAGATTGCCTATCTGTTTCAGGACTTCGCGCTGTTTCCCCATCTGAACGTGCGGCAGAATATCGGCTTCGGGTTACAGCAGGGTTGGCGCAATCCGCGCGCGCGGATCTCGCATCCGCAAGTCGATTACTGGCTCGATGCGCTCGAGTTGAAAGGCGTGGCGGGGAATCATCCGGCGCAGCTTTCAGGTGGACAGAAGCAGCGCGTGGCGCTGGCGCGGGCACTGGTCGCGCAACCCCGCTTGCTGTTGCTGGACGAGCCGTTTTCCGCGCTCGATAGCGCGTTGCGTCAGCGCATGCGGCGCGAGCTGTCGGACCTGCAAACGCGGCTCGATATTCCGATGGTGTTGATCACGCACGATCCCGACGATGTGGCCGCCTTCGGCGATCAGGTCGTTCAGGTCAGCGATGGGTGCGTGCGGGAGAATCATCCGTTTGCTGGGTACGAGCGCAGCGTGCCATAA
- a CDS encoding transcriptional regulator, ModE family gives MTSDRIDPSHEALELGGSVWFQAGAQTLGGASRIGLLAAIGETGSITSAAKAVGMSYKGAWDAVDTMNNLAGEPLVVRSTGGKGGGGTTLTPRALKLIDTFRAVEREHRRFLERAGAAIEGFATDWDLIGRIGVKTSARNQLYGTVSALTRGTVNDEVSLALAGGHTIVAVVTHESTETLGLVVGAAAFALIKASWVMLLVENESGAQPKLSARNQLRGTVQSVKRGAVNAEVSLALEGGAVITAVVTNQSVDTLGLAEGGTAVAVFKASSVILGVKD, from the coding sequence ATGACATCCGACCGCATCGATCCGTCTCACGAAGCCCTTGAACTTGGCGGCTCCGTCTGGTTTCAGGCGGGCGCGCAAACGCTCGGCGGCGCGTCGCGAATTGGGTTGCTCGCGGCGATCGGCGAGACCGGTTCGATCACCAGCGCGGCGAAAGCCGTCGGCATGAGCTACAAAGGCGCGTGGGACGCCGTCGACACGATGAACAATCTCGCCGGTGAGCCGCTAGTGGTGCGCTCAACCGGTGGCAAAGGCGGTGGCGGTACGACCCTCACGCCGCGCGCGCTGAAGCTGATCGACACGTTTCGGGCGGTCGAACGCGAGCATCGGCGTTTTCTCGAACGCGCGGGCGCGGCGATCGAAGGCTTTGCGACGGATTGGGATCTGATCGGCCGCATCGGCGTGAAAACGAGCGCGCGCAATCAGCTGTATGGAACGGTGTCGGCGCTCACGCGCGGGACGGTCAACGATGAAGTGTCGTTGGCGCTGGCAGGTGGTCATACGATCGTCGCGGTCGTCACGCATGAAAGTACCGAGACCTTGGGGCTGGTAGTGGGGGCGGCAGCGTTCGCGTTGATCAAGGCGTCGTGGGTGATGCTGCTCGTCGAGAATGAAAGTGGCGCGCAGCCGAAGCTCTCGGCGCGCAATCAGTTGCGCGGTACGGTGCAGAGCGTGAAGCGCGGGGCGGTCAACGCGGAGGTGTCGTTGGCGCTGGAAGGCGGCGCGGTGATTACCGCAGTCGTCACGAATCAAAGCGTCGATACGCTCGGCCTTGCGGAAGGCGGGACCGCGGTCGCGGTATTCAAGGCGTCGAGCGTGATTCTTGGGGTGAAGGACTGA
- a CDS encoding NAD(P)-dependent dehydrogenase, short-chain alcohol dehydrogenase family — MNIDLSGKTAIVSASTAGIGLAIATGIAASGAETIVNGRKQEAVDRAIEAIRKTAPHAKLRGFAGDLGSREGCDALAKAVPQADILVNNLGVFGPGDIFTTEDDDWERYFQVNVMSGVRLTRSYLKGMMERKWGRVVFISSESALNIPADMLAYGFSKTAQLSIARGIAKYAAGSGVTVNSVLPGPTLSDGFRSMVEDTAKKQGKTVEQVATEFVREHRSSSIIQRAASTEEIANMVVYVCSPQASATTGAALRVDGGVIDTIA, encoded by the coding sequence GTGAACATCGATCTGTCGGGCAAGACCGCCATCGTCAGCGCATCCACGGCGGGCATTGGCCTTGCCATCGCGACCGGTATCGCCGCATCGGGTGCGGAAACCATCGTCAACGGACGCAAACAGGAGGCGGTGGACCGCGCCATCGAAGCCATCCGCAAGACAGCGCCACACGCGAAGCTGCGCGGCTTCGCGGGCGACCTCGGCAGCCGCGAGGGCTGCGACGCGCTGGCTAAGGCTGTGCCGCAGGCCGACATTCTGGTGAACAACCTCGGCGTCTTCGGTCCCGGCGACATTTTCACCACCGAAGACGACGACTGGGAGCGCTATTTCCAGGTCAATGTCATGTCGGGCGTGCGGCTCACGCGCAGTTACCTCAAAGGGATGATGGAACGCAAATGGGGCCGCGTGGTGTTCATATCGTCAGAGTCAGCGCTGAATATCCCGGCGGATATGCTCGCCTACGGTTTCTCTAAGACCGCTCAGTTGAGCATCGCGCGCGGCATTGCCAAGTACGCGGCCGGCAGCGGTGTGACGGTGAACTCCGTATTGCCTGGACCGACCTTGTCGGACGGATTCCGCTCGATGGTGGAAGACACCGCGAAGAAGCAAGGTAAAACCGTCGAGCAGGTTGCCACTGAATTCGTGCGTGAGCATCGCAGCAGTTCGATCATCCAGCGCGCGGCCTCCACTGAGGAGATCGCGAACATGGTCGTCTACGTCTGCTCACCGCAGGCTTCGGCGACCACCGGCGCGGCGCTGCGCGTGGATGGCGGCGTGATCGATACGATCGCGTGA